The window CTTTTGGCAATCATTATGATTTATGCCATTTTTAGAAGTAATAGATATGCGAAGAATATGTGCGTCATTTTCTCTTAATACTTCAATATCATATAGAAAATAACCATTTTTCTCCACAATCTTTGTGATTTGGGATTCTAACTCACTATCAATCATTGCTATCCTTTTTTTGGATTTGCTTAAATATAGAATCTAATCTATTTAGAGTTTGCATTTCTTTATCAAATTCATAACTAAGATTTGGTGTTTTATACCAATCAAGCGAACTTTGTAACTGCTCTCTAATGAAATTATTTGCTTTTTTTAGAAGTTTTAATATTTCTTTTTGTTCGTTTTCATCAATACCTGTTGTATCAAAAAATACTTTTGCATATTCTTTGCCACCCTTGCACTCTACTCTAGTGATACTTAGGCTATTTAATCTAGTATCGCTTAGAGTAAATAAAGATTCTTGCAAGATTTCTTTTAGCAATGATTGTATTTTTAATAATTTTATATTATTCATATTTGTTGTTGTTTTGCAACTTCTTTTATCACTTGCAGGCTATCACCTACTTTGATATCATTAAAAGAATCTATCATGATACCGCATTCATAGCCTTTTGTTACTTCTTTTACATCATCTTTAAATCGCTTTAGCGATGAAATATTACCTGAATGAATTAATTTATCTTTTCTAAATAGATTTACTTTTGAATTTCTAAAAATAGTGCCATCAAGGACAAAACATCCAGCAATCACATTTCCTTTTCCTATGCTAAAAATATCTCTTACTTCAAGATTGCCAATGATTTCTTCTTCTATGATTGGAGACATCATTTTTGAGATAATGAGTTTAACATCATCTATTAGATTATAAATAACTGAATAGCTATTTATGCTGACTTGTTGCTCTTTTGCTTTTGATTTTAGAATTGATAGAGGTTTTACATTAAATCCTAAAATATAACAATCGCTAGAACTTGCAGCGATATCTATATCACTTTCTGTAATATTTCCAACCGAAGAAATAATAATATTTACTTTTACCTCATCATTGCTTAATGCTTCTAGTGAGACTTTTAGTGCTTCTAGTGAGCCTTGAGTATCGGCTTTTAATATAATCCTAAGTGGCTTTAGCCTACCTTCTGCAACAACACTACTTAATTCATCAAATGATACTTTTGTGCTTTTTGATAATTCTTTTGTCCTTAAATATGATTTTCTCTTATTTGCATATTCTTTAGCAATAGAATCGCTCTGAACTCCAACTAAAATAGACCCTGCACTAGGAACTTCATTTAACCCAACTAAAAGTGCAATTTCTGATGGATTTAATTCATTTGTATTTTGACCATTATCTTTTATTAATGCTCTAACTTTTCCATATGCAGTATCAGCAACGATACTATCACCTACTTTTAGTTTTCCTTCTTGAATTATTGCTGTTACTACTGGACCTTTTCCTTTATCAAGGCTTCCTTCTAACACAACTGCTTTTGATTTTGCTGCAATATTTGCTTTTAATTCCATGATTTCAGCTTGAAGCAAAATCGTATCTAATAGATTATCTATTCCTTCACCTGTTTTTGCACTCACTGGAACAAAATCATATTCTCCACCCCAATCAGCTGGGTTGTATCCTAGTTCTGCCATTTCAGCTTTTAGTTTATCTGCATTTGCATCTTCTTTGTCCATCTTATTCATAGCAATAATAATTTGCACATTAGAATCTTTTGCATGGGCTAAAGCTTCTTTGGTTTGCTGTTTTACACCATCATCTGCAGCAATTACAATGATTGCAATATCTGTCACTTGTGCTCCACGAGAACGCATGCTAGCAAATGCTTCGTGACCTGGTGTATCAATAAAAGTAATATTTTTACCATTTTTATTGACCATATAAGCACCAATGTGCTGTGTGATTCCACCATGTTCTGTTTTTGTAACTCTGGTGTTTCTAATATAATCAAGTAATGATGTTTTACCATGATCAACATGCCCCATAATAGTAACAACAGGTGCTCTGCTAACTAATTCTACATCATTTGTATCATCACTAAGATATTCTAATTCTTGCGTAGCTTTTGATAATTCTATATTCAAATTAAATTCATCAGCCAAAAGTTCTATTGTAGTGGCATCTAAGAAATCATTTTTAGTCACCATTTCACCCATTTTAAATAGCTTTGAGATAATATCTGTAACTCTTAGATTTACTTTATCTGCAAATTCATAGACTCTAATTTCATCAGGAATGCTTATAGTTCCTTTTGTATTGTCTATAGATGATATATTATTGTTTGAAGTATCTTTTTTGTGATTTCTATTTTTGCTTTTTTGTCTTCCTCTACCTATATTGTCTAAAAACCAAGGATTTGCACGTTGGATTCTAACTCTATCTGTAATTTTTTCTTCTTTTTCTTCATCATTTTTATTATCTATTTGATTGATATCAAACATCATTACTTCTTCTTCATCATCATCGATTCTAGTATCACCTAGATTTCTGTTGATATCAATTTTTTGTTCATTTCCTTTATGGCTTTGAATCTTTTTATGCTCTTTTGATTTTTTCTTTGGTTTTATATCTGCTTTTGGAATATCTATTGGGTGCAATATATTATCTTTTGCTTCTTTTGCTTTTTCTATATTTTCTAGTAAATTTTTTTGTGGAGCAGAATCTTTAGTATCATTTTTAGATACAATAATTATCTTTCTAACTTCTGGGCTTTTTACAACAGATTCTACTTTTGGTGGTTCTTCATCTTTGATATTTTTTGTAGATTCTACTTTTTTCTCTATTACAGGTTCTTTTACCTCTTCTTTTTTAACTTTAGGTGTAGCTTTTTTTGTAGCTGTTTTTTTTGTTGTAGATTCTGCTTTTGTTTGCTTTTTAGAATCTGCAATAGGCATTGCAGGCACTATGCCTTGTGTTATATATTTATAAATATCTTCTGCTTTTGTTTCTTCAACACTGCTATTAACACTTTTTATTTCAATACCAATCTCATTTGCTTTAATTAAAACTTCTTTGGCTTTAATGCCTAATTCTCTTGCAATCTCTCCAACTTTTACTTTTGGTAATTGTTCTTTTGCCATTTATAAGCTATCTCCTTAAAAAAATTCACATTTTTTTCATTATTACTAATTTTTAAAATCTTACAAATTTTATTAATTATTTTTGGTTGCATCAGGCAAGTATCGCATATATAAAAACTTCTACCACTCATAGTATATAAAGATAATATACCATCTTTAATCTGCAATCGTAAAAGAGAATCTTGATGTAACCGCCTTCTGCAACAAATACACATTCTAATTTTTATCATTATATCAAAAAGCCTATTCTATATTAAATCCAATATTATCAAATTCCAACTCCAATACTCTAAATTCTCTAAACTTATTACTCAAGCTTTTAGCAAGATTTGGTGCATCATCACGATAACAAATATTTAAAAATGTCGAACCACTACCTGATAATACACTCATTAATGCACCTCTTTTTAGTGCTTCTTTGCGAACTGCAAACAATGCTGGTAATAATGCCATTCGCTTATCTTGATGGATTTTATCTTCCCCTGCAATTTTTAACAGATTCCATCTTTTTGATAAAAATATACCAGCAAGCATTGATGACCTAGATATATTAAATACTGCATCATTCAAACTATATTGCTTTGGCAATGCTCTTCTTGAATAACGAGTAGATATTGCTTTATTTGGGATAACAACAACAGCTTTTATATCATTTGGAATCTTATGTCTTATATAAAATACTTTAGAGTTTTTTATCATAGCAATATTAAAGCCCCCATTTACTGCTGGTGTAATATTGTCTGGATGTTTTTCGTATTTTATTGCTTTAGATAGTATCAAATCTCTTGTATATGATACTTTTAGTATCTCATAAGCAGATATTATCGCACCAACTACAACAGCAGAACTACTGCCAAGACCACGAGAAATTGGAATCTCATTTTTCAAATGAAAAGTAAAATCTTTTACATCTCCACCTAATTCATAATAAATCTCTTTAAAAATTTTTATAAAACTATTATCTTTTAAAAGCTTTGGAATATTGCTACCTTCGCCATCAATCTTGATACTTTGCACTATTGATGGTGAAATTTCAAATCTATTATACAAGCTAAGAGATAATCCAAGAGTATCAAAACCCGGACCTAGATTTGCACTTGTAGCAGGGACCCTTACTATCAATCAAACTCCTATTGTGGCAGGTAAAATATAAAGCGGAAAACAAGAATTGCTAAACCTAGTAGCATCTAACACAAAAGGCAATTTAAATACTGCATTTTGTTTGGATTCTAGCTTGATTGTTTTTATATCATTATTTTCTTTTAAAAAGTGGATTCTACCATAAGCCTCTATAAAATCATCTTTAGTAAAATAGAAAGAATCCACACAAAAAAGCTCTATATTATTTATTATGCTTAATGTTTGTAAAAATATATGTGTGAGCTTTAATGCACTAAAATTGCCAGGACCATTTGCATAAAATACTCTATTTATACAATATTCATTCATCACTTCACTAAATAATTGTGGCAGAATATCACTTGTTTTACCAATAGATTCAAACTTTTTTATCAGTTTATTATCAATATAGATTCCAAGTAAAATTGGTGATGAAACACTAATTAGGCAAATATCACACTTGTGTTGTTGCGTATTCAAGATTTTCTTCTTGCACCTCATCTTCTAATGTTATGATTTCAAATGCATCACTTTGTGATAGTATTTTTTTTGTCAAAAAATGATTTAGCTTGTGGCTACCTGCAAATGATATATAAGTCCCCATTAATGGCATACCAAGAATACTCATATCACCAATTGCATCCAAAATCTTATGACGAACAAACTCTTCTTTATATCTTAGACCCTCTTTATTTAGGATTCCACTCTCATCAAGGACTATGCAATTTGAGAGATTCCCGCCTTTTGCAAGTCCAATTGAACGTAAATAATTTACCTCTTGTAAAAATCCAAATGTCCTAGCTCTTGCAATTTCATCTTTATACGCTTGGATTGAATATGTAAATCTATAATGCTGCTCTTTTATTGATTGATGAGAAAAATTGATAGTAAAATCAAAAATAGTTTTATTACTTGGCTCGACTTTTACAAATTTTTCTCCATCATTAATTTCAATAGTTTTTTTAATAGCAATAGCTCGTTTTTTTGCACTCTGCTCTACTATACCTGCTTCATCCAATAGCATGCAATATCCAATAGAGCTACCATCCATTATAGGCACTTCTTCATTATCTAATATAATTCTAAGATTATCTATACCATATGCATGTATTGCAGATAAAAGATGTTCGATTGTAGAGATTCTTGCTTCACCATTTCCAAGAACAGTTGCCAAAGTGGTATCTATGACATTATCTGGAGATAGTTTTATGCTTTTACCCAAATCACTTCTAAAAAACACTATACCGCTATCTTCATTTAGAGGTTCTAATATCATTTTTACAGACACGCCTTTATGAAGTCCAATACCAACTAACTCAACGCTATTTTTTATAGTTCTTTGATTCATTTGTAAATACCTCAAAAAAATAATAAATCTATAGAATCTAAAGCGACAAAATATCTTTAATATTTAATTCATTATTATCTTTATATATTAGATTTAATTTATATTTTAACATATTAGCAGTGATGATATTACCTTGAAAAGTAACTTTTCCTTTTGTAATTTTAGATAATATCAAAAATTCACCATCACATTTTACATCACCATTGCATTCACCAAAAATACAAATATTATTTTTACCTTCTATCAATGCTCCGCTATTTACACGATTAAAAACCAAAATATCACCGCTATATATTATACTCTCACCACTTCTAACTAGTTTGTTAATAAATTTTGATTTTATAGATAAAGGATTCTCCTTTAAAGCAGAATCTTCTTGCTTAGTATTTATTTGCTCTAAAATCTTTTTACTTTCTTCTTTGTTGTCTATAAAATTTAAATGTTTATTTTTAATATAATCAACATCACTAGAATCTAAAAAATCTTTTACTATATCGCTTAGATAATCAAATACAAGTAAATATCCTTTAAAAAGTGGCAAATTCTTTTTTAAGAATGCCAGCAGTTCATCATCATTATTTTCACCTAATATATGAAAGATTCTAATATTTTGTTGATTTATCTTTGGCATCATTTATTCTCTATAATATTCATTGCTTCACTTAAAACATCATTTATATTAGTCTTAAGCCATCTACTATCCATAAATTCAGTGCTTAATACAAAAACACCTTGGATTAATACTCCAAAATGTAAATGATCGCCAAATGCAAGACCGCTAGCCCCTGTCCTTCCTATGATATCACCTTGTTTTACTACATCATCTTCTTTAACATAAAATTCACTTAAATGAGAATACAAGGTATAAATCCCAAGCCCATGATCTATAACAATCGTATTGCCATAGATTCCAAGACTTTCTTTTAATACTACAACTCCATCATTTGAAGCAAAAACTTGTGCATTTTTGATACTTGCTAAATCTGTCCCTAAGTGATAGGATTCTCCAGCTGGCTCTTTATCTAGTGTATATTTTCTATGGTCACCAAAAATCCCTACAATAACAGAATCTTTTAGAGGTTTAAATGCATTAATTTGATATGAATTTTTTAAGTCCAAATTCAAAATCTTATCATAAATCATATTTTCATCATTATTTCTAATTGTCTCATTTGCGTATTTAAACATCTCTAATCTTGATGAAAAAGCATCAATTGGTATAGTGCCTGCACTCTCAATAACAGAAACTATTTTATTGTCAATAAAACTATCTTTTAGGCTTAAATTAGATACGCGATAATTTCTAGAATATCTAGCAAAACCAATATTTGAACGTTTTATATTACCAGCCTTATCTTCGACAATGATTCTACCTCTAAAGCTTGGATTGTGTATTGACCATGGAACAATACTTACATAATAGCCATCTTTTATAAACGGAAAAGCCACAAAGTTTTGATATCCATTACTAATAGATATACTTGCTAAATTATCATCTTTTGCAAAAAATACAACTGCTGCACTTCCACCATGAGCAATTTTATTACTCATAGCGATGATTCTTGCTTCTGGTGGAATCCTATCTACAATAATCTCAAATTCTTTTTGTGTTGTATTTCCAAGAAAAAAATTATGCTTGCTATTATCAGTAGCTTCGATTTTATATTTTAAAATATCACCATCTGTAATATTTATTTTTGGAATTGGTAAATAAAACTCAATATCTTTTTTGTTATCTTCAATTTTTTTATCAATAAGAGTTATAATTTCGTCATTTCTAATGAAACTAACTTTATAAGATTTAATACCACTAGAATCTAGCAATTTAACTGGCACATTCCATTTTAGATTCCAATAAGTAATATCTGGAATCTCGATATTTGGGGGAGTTCGTTCAAATTTTGGAGAAGTGTATATAAAAATACACAAACAAGCAATCAAACTTAAAATAATGTAAAATGGAATATTGCTATTTTTCTTGAACATATAAAAACTAACCTTTGATAATAAATAAAAGAGGATATTTTAGTCTTGATTTCATTAAAAATACTTGATAAATAAATATAGTTATTTCATCTGTGATGCTATTTGTTCTGTAGTTTGTAAGATTTCTGCAACTGCCCTAAATAATTCTTGTGGAATATAATCATCAATCTCACACAATCTATATAAATCCCTTGCTAATTTTGGTTGTTCTCTAATTGGGATATTGTATTCTCTTGCTATCTCTTTTATTCTAATTGCTAGTAAATCTGTGCCTTTTGCTATTACAATTGGGGCAATATCTTCGTGCAATACAAACTTTAATGCGACTGCATAATGCGTAGGATTTGTGATAACAATAGTTGCTTTTGATACATTAGATAGCATTTTTCTTGAAGACATTTTTCTCATTGTTTGGCGGATTCTGGCTCGAATCTGTGGATTCCCTTGCAATTGTTTGAATTCATCCTTTACTTCTTGTTTTGTCATCTTTAAGCTTTGAGTGTATTGTCTTTTACGAACATAAAAATCAAGTGATGCCATAAAGAAAAATAACACAAGCAATATAGCACCAAGTATCAATGCCTTATCTTTCAACCATATTAATTGAGAAAAAATATTTAAAAATGCGATATTTGGCAATTCTTGCAAGAATCCTAAAAATACAAAACAACCAAGACTTAAAGCGATAGATACTTTTAATGTAATAAGAAAGCCATCTAATAATTTTCTTATTGAAAGTAGATTTTTAAATCCTGTAATCATATTTATCTTTGAGAATTTTGGAATAATAGTTTTTATAGTAAATAAGAATCCAAATTGCAAGACATTGCCAGCAATAGCAGCAATCACCAAAACCAAAAATATTGGAGAAATGATAATAATACTTTCTTTGATAATAAAAATAGCTAGATTTAACATTCCTAAATCATTAAAATTATCTAGCCTAAAATTCATAACATAAACAAATAAATTTTCTATTCTTCTACCTAAAAATGGCAATAAGAAAAATATAATACCAAGTCCAAATAATAATGCTAAAAATCCTGTTACTTCCTGACTTTTGCTTACATTTCCCTCTTCTCTAGCTTTTTGTTTTTTATAATCACTAGGGAGTTCTGTTTTTTCTTCATTTTGAGCCATATTATTCCCTTAATAT of the Helicobacter sp. MIT 99-5507 genome contains:
- the rbfA gene encoding 30S ribosome-binding factor RbfA, whose product is MNNIKLLKIQSLLKEILQESLFTLSDTRLNSLSITRVECKGGKEYAKVFFDTTGIDENEQKEILKLLKKANNFIREQLQSSLDWYKTPNLSYEFDKEMQTLNRLDSIFKQIQKKDSND
- the infB gene encoding translation initiation factor IF-2; the encoded protein is MAKEQLPKVKVGEIARELGIKAKEVLIKANEIGIEIKSVNSSVEETKAEDIYKYITQGIVPAMPIADSKKQTKAESTTKKTATKKATPKVKKEEVKEPVIEKKVESTKNIKDEEPPKVESVVKSPEVRKIIIVSKNDTKDSAPQKNLLENIEKAKEAKDNILHPIDIPKADIKPKKKSKEHKKIQSHKGNEQKIDINRNLGDTRIDDDEEEVMMFDINQIDNKNDEEKEEKITDRVRIQRANPWFLDNIGRGRQKSKNRNHKKDTSNNNISSIDNTKGTISIPDEIRVYEFADKVNLRVTDIISKLFKMGEMVTKNDFLDATTIELLADEFNLNIELSKATQELEYLSDDTNDVELVSRAPVVTIMGHVDHGKTSLLDYIRNTRVTKTEHGGITQHIGAYMVNKNGKNITFIDTPGHEAFASMRSRGAQVTDIAIIVIAADDGVKQQTKEALAHAKDSNVQIIIAMNKMDKEDANADKLKAEMAELGYNPADWGGEYDFVPVSAKTGEGIDNLLDTILLQAEIMELKANIAAKSKAVVLEGSLDKGKGPVVTAIIQEGKLKVGDSIVADTAYGKVRALIKDNGQNTNELNPSEIALLVGLNEVPSAGSILVGVQSDSIAKEYANKRKSYLRTKELSKSTKVSFDELSSVVAEGRLKPLRIILKADTQGSLEALKVSLEALSNDEVKVNIIISSVGNITESDIDIAASSSDCYILGFNVKPLSILKSKAKEQQVSINSYSVIYNLIDDVKLIISKMMSPIIEEEIIGNLEVRDIFSIGKGNVIAGCFVLDGTIFRNSKVNLFRKDKLIHSGNISSLKRFKDDVKEVTKGYECGIMIDSFNDIKVGDSLQVIKEVAKQQQI
- a CDS encoding DnaD domain protein, with amino-acid sequence MIKIRMCICCRRRLHQDSLLRLQIKDGILSLYTMSGRSFYICDTCLMQPKIINKICKILKISNNEKNVNFFKEIAYKWQKNNYQK
- the thrB gene encoding homoserine kinase — its product is MIVRVPATSANLGPGFDTLGLSLSLYNRFEISPSIVQSIKIDGEGSNIPKLLKDNSFIKIFKEIYYELGGDVKDFTFHLKNEIPISRGLGSSSAVVVGAIISAYEILKVSYTRDLILSKAIKYEKHPDNITPAVNGGFNIAMIKNSKVFYIRHKIPNDIKAVVVIPNKAISTRYSRRALPKQYSLNDAVFNISRSSMLAGIFLSKRWNLLKIAGEDKIHQDKRMALLPALFAVRKEALKRGALMSVLSGSGSTFLNICYRDDAPNLAKSLSNKFREFRVLELEFDNIGFNIE
- the lpxC gene encoding UDP-3-O-acyl-N-acetylglucosamine deacetylase; translated protein: MNQRTIKNSVELVGIGLHKGVSVKMILEPLNEDSGIVFFRSDLGKSIKLSPDNVIDTTLATVLGNGEARISTIEHLLSAIHAYGIDNLRIILDNEEVPIMDGSSIGYCMLLDEAGIVEQSAKKRAIAIKKTIEINDGEKFVKVEPSNKTIFDFTINFSHQSIKEQHYRFTYSIQAYKDEIARARTFGFLQEVNYLRSIGLAKGGNLSNCIVLDESGILNKEGLRYKEEFVRHKILDAIGDMSILGMPLMGTYISFAGSHKLNHFLTKKILSQSDAFEIITLEDEVQEENLEYATTQV
- a CDS encoding septum site-determining protein MinC, whose protein sequence is MMPKINQQNIRIFHILGENNDDELLAFLKKNLPLFKGYLLVFDYLSDIVKDFLDSSDVDYIKNKHLNFIDNKEESKKILEQINTKQEDSALKENPLSIKSKFINKLVRSGESIIYSGDILVFNRVNSGALIEGKNNICIFGECNGDVKCDGEFLILSKITKGKVTFQGNIITANMLKYKLNLIYKDNNELNIKDILSL
- a CDS encoding M23 family metallopeptidase, whose protein sequence is MFKKNSNIPFYIILSLIACLCIFIYTSPKFERTPPNIEIPDITYWNLKWNVPVKLLDSSGIKSYKVSFIRNDEIITLIDKKIEDNKKDIEFYLPIPKINITDGDILKYKIEATDNSKHNFFLGNTTQKEFEIIVDRIPPEARIIAMSNKIAHGGSAAVVFFAKDDNLASISISNGYQNFVAFPFIKDGYYVSIVPWSIHNPSFRGRIIVEDKAGNIKRSNIGFARYSRNYRVSNLSLKDSFIDNKIVSVIESAGTIPIDAFSSRLEMFKYANETIRNNDENMIYDKILNLDLKNSYQINAFKPLKDSVIVGIFGDHRKYTLDKEPAGESYHLGTDLASIKNAQVFASNDGVVVLKESLGIYGNTIVIDHGLGIYTLYSHLSEFYVKEDDVVKQGDIIGRTGASGLAFGDHLHFGVLIQGVFVLSTEFMDSRWLKTNINDVLSEAMNIIENK
- the flhB gene encoding flagellar biosynthesis protein FlhB, encoding MAQNEEKTELPSDYKKQKAREEGNVSKSQEVTGFLALLFGLGIIFFLLPFLGRRIENLFVYVMNFRLDNFNDLGMLNLAIFIIKESIIIISPIFLVLVIAAIAGNVLQFGFLFTIKTIIPKFSKINMITGFKNLLSIRKLLDGFLITLKVSIALSLGCFVFLGFLQELPNIAFLNIFSQLIWLKDKALILGAILLVLFFFMASLDFYVRKRQYTQSLKMTKQEVKDEFKQLQGNPQIRARIRQTMRKMSSRKMLSNVSKATIVITNPTHYAVALKFVLHEDIAPIVIAKGTDLLAIRIKEIAREYNIPIREQPKLARDLYRLCEIDDYIPQELFRAVAEILQTTEQIASQMK